A section of the Hevea brasiliensis isolate MT/VB/25A 57/8 chromosome 17, ASM3005281v1, whole genome shotgun sequence genome encodes:
- the LOC110637679 gene encoding CASP-like protein 1F1 has translation MENGEDKFPTSLPFKTQKLFIAAQICLRSFAIAATFAAAWLTLTNKESIHVGIFVVDARYSYSSAFRFFAFANVVVCAFSVLSLMFLFVVCRYGSNPAYFFFMFLNDLMMMCLVLAGCAAATAVGFVGKYGNSRSGWMPVCDHFGRFCHRGTISVTLSYLSLIFLLMLTITSASNSRQIQK, from the exons ATGGAAAACGGTGAGGACAAGTTTCCAACAAGCTTGCCTTTCAAAACCCAAAAACTATTCATTGCTGCTCAGATTTGTTTGAGAAGTTTCGCTATTGCAGCCACATTTGCCGCAGCTTGGCTGACGCTCACTAACAAGGAATCCATTCATGTTGGTATCTTCGTCGTAGATGCTAGATATAGCTACTCCTCAGCTTTCAG GTTCTTTGCTTTTGCAAATGTTGTTGTATGTGCCTTCTCTGTGCTGTCCTTGATGTTCCTCTTCGTTGTTTGTCGTTATGGCTCGAACCCTGCCTACTTTTTCTTCATGTTCCTCAATGATTTG ATGATGATGTGCTTGGTTCTTGCTGGATGCGCAGCTGCCACTGCAGTAGGTTTCGTTGGGAAGTATGGGAATAGCCGCTCAGGTTGGATGCCCGTCTGCGACCACTTTGGCAGATTCTGTCACAGAGGAACAATTTCTGTGACACTCTCTTACTTGTCCTTGATTTTCTTGTTGATGCTTACAATCACTTCTGCAAGCAACTCTAGGCAAATTCAGAAGTAG